TATAGAGATGGTGCTTCATAAGAACCTTCCTATAGACATGGTGCTTCATAAGAAGAACCTTCCTATAGTGATGGTGCTTCATAAGAAGAACCTTCCCATAGAGATGGTGCTTCATAAGAAGAACCCTCCTATAGAGATGGTGCTTCATAAGAAGAACCTTCCTATAGAGATGGTGCATCATAAGAAGAACCTTCCTATAGAGATGGTGCTTCATAAGAAGAACCTTCCTATAGAGATGGTGCTTCATAAGAAGAACCTTCCTATAGAGATGGTCCTTCATAAGAAGAACCCTCCTATAGAGATGGTGCTTCATAAGAAGAACCCTCCTATAGAGATGGTGCTTCATAAGAACCCTCCTATAGAGATGGTCCTTCATAAGTAGAACCTTCCTATAGAGATGGTGCTTCATAAGAAGAACCTTCCTATATAGATGGTGCTTCATAAGAAGAACCCTCCTATAGAGATGGTCCTTCATAAGAAGAACCTTCCTATAGAGATGGTGCTTCATAAGAAGAACCCTCCTATAGAGATGGTCCTTCATAAGAAGAACCTTCCTATAGAGATGTTGCTTCATAAGAAGAACCTTCCTATAGAGATGGTGCTTCATAAGAACCTTCCTATAGAGATGGTGCTTCATAAGAACCTTCCTATAGAGATGGTCCTTCATAAGAAGAACCTTCCTATAGAGATGGTGCTTCATAAGAAGAACCCTCCTATAGAGATGGTGCTTCATAAGAACCTTCCTATAGAGATGGTGCTTCATGAGAAGAACCCTCCTTTAGAGATGGTGCTTCATGAGAAGAACCCTCCTATAGAGATGGTGCTTCATGAGAAGAACCCTCCTATAGAGATGGTGCTTCATGAGAAGAACCCTCCTATAGAGATGGTGCTTCATAAGAACCCTCCTATAGAGATGGTGCTTCATAAGAAGAACCTTCCTATAGAGATGGTGCTTCATAAGAAGAACCCTCCTATAGAGATGGTACTTCATAAGAACCCTCCTATAGAGATGGTGCTTCATAAGAAGAACCTTCCTATAGAGATGGTGCTTCATAAGAAGAACCCTCCTATAGAGATGGTCCTTCATAAGAAGAACCTTCCTATAGAGGTGGTGCTTCATAAGAAGAACCTTCCTATAGAGATGGTCCTTCATAAGAAGAACCCTCCTATAGAGATGGTGCTTCATAAGAAGAACCCTCCTATAGAGATGGTGCTTCATAAGAAGAACCCTCCTATAGAGATGGTCCTTCATAAGAAGAACCTTCCTATAGAGATGGTGCTTCATAAGAAGAACCCTCCTATAGAGATGGTGCTTCATAAGAACCCTCCTATAGAGATGGTGCTTCATAAGAAGAACCTTCCTATAGAGATGGTGCTTCATAAGAAGAACCTTCCTATAGAGATGGTGCTTCATAACAAGAACCCTCCTCTAGAGATGGTGCTTCATAAGAAGAACCTTCCTATAGAGATGGTGCTTCATAAGAAGAACCCTCCTATAGAGATGGTCCTTCATGAGAAGAACCTTCCTATAGAGATGGTGCTTCATAAGAAGAACCCTCCTATAGAGATGGTGCTTCATAAGAACCCTCCTATAGAGATGGTGCTTCATAAGAAGAACCTTCCTATAGAGATGGTGCTTCATAAGAAGAACCCTCCTATAGAGATGGTGCTTCATAAGAACCCTCCTATAGAGATGGTGCTTCataaaggcctgattccaccggaggcgtacgcgccgcgggacggctgcgccgcggtcaccgctgctgatcgcttccactctaatcaatgagactatttccaccgggcgcgccgcagaacgtttcagcagcgtcccagga
The Gadus morhua chromosome 7, gadMor3.0, whole genome shotgun sequence DNA segment above includes these coding regions:
- the LOC115547148 gene encoding early nodulin-75-like, giving the protein MVLHKKNLPIEMVLHKKNPPIEMVLHKKNLPIEMLLHKKNLPIEMVLHKNLPIEMVLHKNLPIEMVLHKKNLPIEMVLHKKNPPIEMVLHKNLPIEMVLHEKNPPLEMVLHEKNPPIEMVLHEKNPPIEMVLHEKNPPIEMVLHKNPPIEMVLHKKNLPIEMVLHKKNPPIEMVLHKNPPIEMVLHKKNLPIEMVLHKKNPPIEMVLHKKNLPIEVVLHKKNLPIEMVLHKKNPPIEMVLHKKNPPIEMVLHKKNPPIEMVLHKKNLPIEMVLHKKNPPIEMVLHKNPPIEMVLHKKNLPIEMVLHKKNLPIEMVLHNKNPPLEMVLHKKNLPIEMVLHKKNPPIEMVLHEKNLPIEMVLHKKNPPIEMVLHKNPPIEMVLHKKNLPIEMVLHKKNPPIEMVLHKNPPIEMVLHKGLIPPEASVGRCACTMR